A window of Maioricimonas rarisocia genomic DNA:
GGTTGAACCGACGTGGATGGCACGCCCTCTGCAATACTGCTTCTCCGGTGAGTGAGAGATCACCCGAAGCCTTCGGGCTTCAACGAGAAGAGAGAGCAAACACCCTTCCGGCCCCTTGAGAAAGGGCCTTTATCCCACCTCAAGACCCACCTCACACATTCCCCCAGGAGAAGCCGAAAGGATCCCCGCATCCTTTCGGCTTCTTCTCTTTCTACAACCAGTCAATCGGCCAAACCTGTTCCATCGATCGTCTTCGTTGTGTTTGCTGCATGCGGATCGAATGGCACGGTCGCTCCGGCTGCTTCATCTGCCCGGATCAATGAACTCGACGCTGATCGTGCGTCGGCCACGAACCGGTTCGGCTTCCGCGATTGTTGTCGTGTCAACGATCTCCTATGTTCGCATGACGAGGTGACGACGGGGCCATCCGTTCGTCCCCCCTGCACCAGTTACGGTCGCTGCGGTACAACGAATGCCGCCGGTCGTCGCTGGTGAAACTGCGGGCCGGTTCGATGCATCTGGAAACGCCCGGTCGGGCGTAACGAACGGTCTGGAGATCAAGAGTTCAAAGCCATGTCGAAGCAGGAATCGGCGCGCAAACCCGGAGACGCAAACGATGGGACGGCTCAGGAGTCCCAGCGGTCGGAGTTCCGCATCGTCTTTCCCGACACGGATCGCCCCGAGCTGCGGATCGGCGACAACACCTACGCCGTTCGCGACCTGTCCGAAAGTGCGATGTCGGTTCTGGCTCCCCGGTTCTACTGCGAGCAGATCGAGGAACTCAGCGGGACGCTGGTGATGCGTGACGGCAGCGAGCATGCCGTCACAGGGCGATTCATCCGCTGTTCCGACGACCGCTCGGTGGTGAAGTTTGAAGGGGCCGGGATGCCGTACCGGACGATCCTCAAACTGCAGCAGGAACTGATCCGCAAATACCCGAAGTGGGGCCGCGAGCACGGCCATTCGTAATCGCCGGTGAATGCTGCCGCGACACGGGCGGGCGTTCAAATGCGGTCGAGCTGGTCGAGCCAGCCGGCAAGAGCTTCGATGGTCGACGCGTCGGGGTAGACACGACCGGTTTCCGGCAGTGTGATCGCGGAGGTCGGATAGCCCATCTTCCGCAGTCCTTCGACGGTTTCTTCAATCGCCTCCGCCAGCGCGTCCTCCTCGCCGCTGATGAAGTGAAACTGCAGGCGATACTCCGGCGTGTTCGTCGGCGGCGGGATGCGGATCGGTGCCGCTACGGTTGAGATTCCCCGGATCAGTTCGCGGTTACGGAATCCGACGAAGTGCGCGAAGCCGCCTCCTTCGGCAAAGCCGTGGACGGCAATTCGGGCGGGATCGATCGGATAGGTCTGCCGCATCTCTTCGATGACCGCTTTCACGAAGCCGGCGTCGTCGGGCGTCCAGCCGCTGATGTCCCCTGCCTTCGGTCCGACGAGGATGATGCCCCGCCGTTCGCAGATCGCCCGCCACTGCTGCAGGACGTCAGATTCCATCGTGTCGCCCGCCGGATGTAGCCAGACGAGCAGACCGTAGTCGTAGTCGAGGTTGAGCTGGTCGGGCACGTACGCCCAGTAGCGGCGTTCGTCGCCGGCAAGCTGACGGCTCAGGTGTCCCTGCTCGGGCCGCTCGGCCTCTTCGTCGGGAGCGGGGATGGACGCAGCGGGAAGTTGCTCCGGCAGCTCATTCGGTACGGTTCCCAGGGTGACCTCGGCGCTCTGCTCGGTCTCTCCCCGCTGCCAGGTGATCGTTACGCTGGCCGCAGGCAGCTTTCGACTCACTTCCGCAAGCAGTTCCTCGGGCGTTGACACAGGTGTGTCGTCGACTGCCGTGATGATATCCCGCTTCTGCAGGCCCGCGGTCGCGGCAGGGGAGTCGGCATAGACATGACGGATCTCGATGCCGGTGGCTTCCGCCTCGAGAGGCAGGCGTGTCGGAAGGATCCCCAGAAACGCCGGCTCGTAGGCGGAGAGTTCGGCGACGAGAGTCACCTCGGTCCGAACGACTTCCTCGTCCCGACGGACGGCAACGTTGAGCGTGTCGCCGGCGTAACGCGCGCCGAGCACCTGCTTCAGACGCGGGATCCGGTCGACGGACTGGTCGTTGACTTCGACGATGACGTCGCCCGGCTTCAGTCCAGCCTCGTCTGCGGGCGAAAGCGGACGGACCTGTTCGATCTTTGCTTCACCCGCCAGCGGGCCCGTGTCCTCGAAGGTGACGCCCATCAGCCCTGGCGAGAGGTCTTCGCCCGCCTTCAGACGCGGAAGCACTGCATAGATGTCTTCAAGCGGGACGGCGAAGCCGATTCCGCTGTCGTACCATTCGACGCCAGCGGTTTCGTCCGACTTCTGCGGCGAAAGCGGGACGAGGATCCCCATGCCGCGGCCTTCGATGTCGACCAGCGGGCCACCATAGTTGGCGGGAGAGACCTTGGCGTCCGTCTGGATCGCCTTGCCGTCGATCCGGCCCAGTGCCGAGATGATGCCGACCGAGAGGTTGGGAAACGTGTTGCTGTAAGTGCGGCCGAGAGCCAGACTCCATTGCCCGACCTGAAGTTTGTCCCGCGGCGTGGCCTGGAGAGGTTCCAGCCCGTCGACGTCGATCTTCAGCAGTGTCAGCATTCTCGATGTGTCGCGGGCGACGACCTCTGCCGTGAAGCGGCGATCATCCGGCAGCGTGACGAGGATCTGCGCGGGCTGGGCGATGAAGTTGAACGAGCTGGTGATCACATAGCCGTCACTGCCAACTATGACGCCGGTGGTCGGCCCGGTCCCGGTGATCAGTTCGCCGACCACATCGCGACCGCCGATCGTCTCGATTCGCACGATGGATGGTCCCGCCAGCGCGGTCGCCTGCTGGAACGCTTCCTGCTCGAGCGCATCGACCTGCGCGGACGATTGTGACGGCAGCGTCAGGACAAACAGGAGTGCGGCGACAGACGCGGCACGGTAACGATTCATATCGGTTCGCCTTGCAGGCATCCGGCTGTGGTGCATTACTGAAGTTCCTCGCGGCGGGGCACCCGCATCGTCACGGGAATCAGTGCCTTGCCGCGGCGGATGATCAGCCGCAGGTCATCTTCGGCTTCAAGTCGCCCCAGGGTGTCGGCGAGCGTCTTGATCGAGTGGACGAGTTCGCCGTTGACGAAGACGATCAGATCGTCCGGCTGCAGGCCGACCTGTGACGCGGCCGACCCGGGCAGGACGTCGTCGACGTAGGCCGGCGTGCGGAAGACGACATCCGGCACGAGGACGAGACCGAAGTCGGTCGCCACGTATCGTTGCGGATTGCTGTCCGACTCTTCGTCTTCACGCGGGGTGAAATCGCCGGTCCGGATACTGTGAATCGCGTCCCGCAGTTCGGCGATCGGGATGGCATAGTTGATCCACAGGTGGCTGTCGGTGTCGCGCAGTTCGCGGCCGATCATGCCGAGCAACTGACCGTCCCAGGTGGTCAGCACGCCGCCGGCCGACCCTGGATTGTTGGTCACGGCATCGACGATGTAGACGGGGCCGTCGTAGGGGACTTCGTAGCGTCCCCGGCGGGCGGTCAGTTCCGTCACGGCCGAGATCACCCCATGCAGAACCGAGACCGGTTCGTCGCCGGTGGCAACCTTGAACAGATTGCCGAAGCCCAGCACGCGCGCGCCCGGCGAAGCCGTGGTCGCTTCGTCGAGGTCGAAGTAAGGCAGATCGGTGGCATCGATCTTGAGGACGGCCAGATCGAGCTGCGGTTCGGCTCCCAGCACCTTGCCGTAGAAGCGGCGGCCATCATTGAGGACAACCGTCACGACGTCGCCGTCGAGGACGTGACTCCAGACGGTCACGATGTGCCCTTCGTCAGAAACGAGGAAGCCCGTGCCGTAGGCGTGCAGGTTGGCGATGCCCCCGGCTCCGAAGATCTTCACAACCCGCTGCTGCGTCGTGCGGATGGCGTTGTGCACCTCGGCAGCGACGGCGGACGGGGCAGGGGACGAGAAGTGAATCAGCACGGCGGCCAGAGTCAGCAGGGCGACCCGCCAGGCACGTACCAGTGGCATTTGCGGTGAGTGCATTCGAGTCTCTCTGTT
This region includes:
- a CDS encoding PDZ domain-containing protein, whose protein sequence is MNRYRAASVAALLFVLTLPSQSSAQVDALEQEAFQQATALAGPSIVRIETIGGRDVVGELITGTGPTTGVIVGSDGYVITSSFNFIAQPAQILVTLPDDRRFTAEVVARDTSRMLTLLKIDVDGLEPLQATPRDKLQVGQWSLALGRTYSNTFPNLSVGIISALGRIDGKAIQTDAKVSPANYGGPLVDIEGRGMGILVPLSPQKSDETAGVEWYDSGIGFAVPLEDIYAVLPRLKAGEDLSPGLMGVTFEDTGPLAGEAKIEQVRPLSPADEAGLKPGDVIVEVNDQSVDRIPRLKQVLGARYAGDTLNVAVRRDEEVVRTEVTLVAELSAYEPAFLGILPTRLPLEAEATGIEIRHVYADSPAATAGLQKRDIITAVDDTPVSTPEELLAEVSRKLPAASVTITWQRGETEQSAEVTLGTVPNELPEQLPAASIPAPDEEAERPEQGHLSRQLAGDERRYWAYVPDQLNLDYDYGLLVWLHPAGDTMESDVLQQWRAICERRGIILVGPKAGDISGWTPDDAGFVKAVIEEMRQTYPIDPARIAVHGFAEGGGFAHFVGFRNRELIRGISTVAAPIRIPPPTNTPEYRLQFHFISGEEDALAEAIEETVEGLRKMGYPTSAITLPETGRVYPDASTIEALAGWLDQLDRI
- a CDS encoding S1C family serine protease, yielding MHSPQMPLVRAWRVALLTLAAVLIHFSSPAPSAVAAEVHNAIRTTQQRVVKIFGAGGIANLHAYGTGFLVSDEGHIVTVWSHVLDGDVVTVVLNDGRRFYGKVLGAEPQLDLAVLKIDATDLPYFDLDEATTASPGARVLGFGNLFKVATGDEPVSVLHGVISAVTELTARRGRYEVPYDGPVYIVDAVTNNPGSAGGVLTTWDGQLLGMIGRELRDTDSHLWINYAIPIAELRDAIHSIRTGDFTPREDEESDSNPQRYVATDFGLVLVPDVVFRTPAYVDDVLPGSAASQVGLQPDDLIVFVNGELVHSIKTLADTLGRLEAEDDLRLIIRRGKALIPVTMRVPRREELQ